The DNA region GCGGAAGCTGAGGGCCTGCGCGTACTCAACGTCGCTGAGGCTGTCGCTGAGGCGGATGTCATTATGGTCCTTACTCCCGACCAAGTGCAGCGTCATGTTTACGCTGAGTCGATCGCTGCTAACTTGCAGGCCGGTGACGCCTTGTTCTTCGGCCATGGTTTCAACATCCGCTACGGTTACATCCAGCCGCCGGCCGACGTCGACGTCGCCCTGGTTGCGCCGAAGGGGCCGGGGCACATTGTGCGCCGCGAATTCGAAGCTGGCCGAGGTGTGCCGGACTTGATCGCCGTCGAGCAGGATCCTTCCGGAAACGCTTGGGCCCTGGCGCTTTCTTACGCCAAGGCGATTGGTGGCACCCGAGCAGGGGTTATCAAGACCACCTTCACCGAAGAGACCGAAACCGACCTGTTCGGTGAGCAAGCGGTGCTTTGCGGCGGCGCTTCGCAGCTCATCCAGTATGGCTTCGAGACCTTAACCGAAGCTGGCTATAAGCCGGAGGTTGCTTACTTCGAGGTCTTGCACGAGCTCAAGCTGATCGTGGACTTGATGGTTGAAGGCGGCATTGCTAAGCAGCGCTGGAGCGTTTCTGATACGGCTGAATACGGTGACTACGTTTCCGGCCCGCTGGTGATCGATGCGCACGTCAAAGACAATATGAAGGCTGTTTTGAAGGACATCCAGGATGGCACCTTCGCGAAGCGATTCATCGACGACCAAGACGCGGGCGCGCCCGAGTTCAAGGCGCTGCGGGCCAAGGGCGAGCAGCACCCTATCGAGACGACCGGTCGCGAACTGCGCAAGCTGTTCTCCTGGATCCAGAACGACGATGATTACACCGAGGGCTCGGTAGCCCGCTAGCAATGTGGGCATGATTGCCCGCGTTTGCTATTCCCTTACGGCGAAGAGGCCGGGTCTACACGTAACACTGTGGGCTCGGCCTTTGCCATATCAATAGACTCGTCCTAGCCATTCCGCCTTAACTGCTGAGGAACCCCTGTGACCGCCAAGCCTGTAGTCCTGCTCGCTGAAGAACTTGCCCCCGCAACTATCGAGGCCCTGGGCCCGGATTTTGAGATCCGGCACACCGATGGTGCTGATCGATCTCAACTGCTCTCGGCGATTGCCGACGTCGATGCAATCTTGGTCCGTTCCGCAACCCAGGTCGACGCCGAGGCAATTGTTGCCGCTAAGAAACTTAAAGTTATTGCTCGGGCTGGCTTTGGCCTGGATAACGTCGATATCAAGGCTGCCACCCAGGCCGGTGTGATGGTAGTAAATGCGCCAACGTCAAACATTGTCTCTGCTGCTGAACTAACAGTTGGCCACATACTTAGCTTGGCCCGGCACATTCCAGCAGCTAGCGCAGCGCTCAAAGCAGGGGAGTGGAAGCGCTCAAAGTACACCGGAACCGAGTTGTACGAGAAGAAGGTCGGCATCATTGGCCTTGGCCGAATCGGTGCGCTAATTACCGCACGATTGCAGGCTTTCGAAACTCAGATTCTTGCTTACGATCCATACATCACTTCAGCCCGGGCCGCTCAACTCGGTGTGCAGCTGGTGACTTTGGACGAGCTATTGGCACAGTCGGACTTCATCACGATCCACATGCCTAAGACGCCGGAAACTGTTGGCATGATTGGCCCCGAAGCATTCAAAAAGATGAAGAAGAGCGCCTACGTAATCAACGTGGCCCGCGGCGGATTGATTGATGAATCGGCGCTTTACGATGCGCTACAGGCGGGCGAGATTGCCGGTGCTGGCATTGACGTTTTTGTCAAAGAACCCAGCACCGATCTGCCGTTCTTTGGCTTAGACAATGTTGTGGTCACCCCGCACCTGGGCGCATCGACAGATGAAGCGCAGGAAAAGGCCGGCATCTCTGTTGCCAAATCTGTGCGGCTTGCCCTGGCTGGTGAGCTGGCGCCAGATGCAGTCAACGTTGCCGGTGGCGTCATCGATTCCGAGGTCCGGCCTGGAATCCCGTTGATTGAAAAACTGGGTCGAGTCTTTACCGCGTTGACGCACGCTTCAGTTACCCAAATCGACGTTGAAGTAGCTGGCGAGATTGCCAGTAAGGACGTGAAGGCGTTGGAGCTCGCGGCACTCAAAGGAATCTTTACCGACGTCGTCTCTGAGCAGGTTTCCTATGTCAACGCGCCAGTACTGGCAGAACAGCGCGGCATTAACGTCCGGCTCATCACCACAGACGAGGTCGAGGACTACCGGAACGTGCTCACCCTACGCGGTGCCCTTTCTGACGGTTCGCAAATTTCGGTAGCTGGAACCCTCACCGGCCCTAAGCAGACCGAGAAGCTGGTCGGGGTAAACGGCTACGACGTCGAGATTCCGATGAGTGAGCACCTCATCGTTCTGGTTTACCAGGACCGTCCGGGTGTTGTGGGTACCGTGGGTGGAATCTTGGGCGAAAAGGGCATCAATATCGCTGGGATGCAGGTTTCCCGTGCTGATGATGGCAATCAAGTGCTTTGCCTTCTCACGGTAGATAGCGCGGTGCCGCAAGATGTGCTCGATTCCGTTCGCGACTCCATCGATGCCAGTACCGCCCGCGAGGTTGATCTGGAAAGCTAGCCAATAGTTCGACGGCGATCGAACTATTTCGGGTGCAGGATGGATTCATGACCATTGCAGCGCCTAGAACAGTCGGAGTTAGCCGGACCTGGTTTGGTCTCATCGCGCTGTCTTTGGCTTTTGGCCTGGTGCAACTAGATGCCTCGATTGTGACCGTTGCGCTGAATACCATTCGGGCGGCTTTTAGCGGCGGGCTCTCTGCTGCGCAATGGGTTCTGGACGGATACACCGTACCGTTTGCCGCAGCTATGCTCACCGCTGGAGCCCTGGGCGATCGGCTTGGACATCGAAAGATTTGCGTCGGCGGATTTGCGCTATTTGCCGCTGCCTCAGTGCTCTGCACCCTCGCCCCGGATCTAACTTGGCTCATCGCAGGGCGGGTCGTACATGGCTTGGGCGCCGCAGTCTTCGCTTGCATTAGTGAGTGATTTGTTCCCGGATTCGGCTGCTCGTGCTCGCGCCTTAGGTATTTGGGGTGGCGTGGCTAGCGTGGGATTCGCGGCTGGTCCTTTATTGTGCGGTGCGCTGATCAGTAGTTGGCATTGGTCCGCCATTTTCTGGATCAATCTGCCCTTGTGTTTGCTCATCGGTTCGGCAATTTGGTTTAGAACTGAGGAATCGCCGAGGCGAGCTCGACGGCTAGATCTGCCAGGAGCGCTACTTGGCACCGTGGCGTTAGCATCGTTAACGGCAGCGATTATTGAGGTCGCTAGCGCGGTGTGGCTCAGTGCAGCGCTCCTTGTGGTTGCCCTGCTCAGCGGGATTCTGTTCGCGTTAGTTGAGCGGCGGCAAATTGAACCGATGATTCCCGCCGGACTTTTTAGAAGCCATGGTTTTAACTGGGCAGTTGGTACGGGGTTCCTTTTCAACTTCGCACTATATGGCAGCCTGTTTGGAGTTGCCCTGACCTTTCAGACGAAGTATCAACTGGGGCCGTTAAGGCAGTGGTCTTGCGGTACTACCACTTGCCCTATTGGTTAGTTTTGGTGCTACAGCGAGCGGATTTATCACCTCCAAGCTAGGCGCTAAGGTGCCGATGTTGTTGGGCTTTAGTGCTGCAGCTGTCGGCGCAACCGTCATCGCCATTGGTGATGGTGTCTCCTCGGTTTCTCTGATCATGGTGGGCCTAGGCTTATTTAGGGCTGTGTTCTTTTGCCATGCCTGCTATGACTTCAGTAGCCCTTTTTTGGGCACCGGCGGAACATCGAGGTCTAGCCAGCGGGGTGCTCAATACTTCTCGTCAGACTGGCGGCGCAATTGGCATCGCCTTTTTAGGTGCGGTGATTGGTATCGCAGGATTCGCTGGATTGGTGCTGGCTATGGTCATTGTGGTGATCTGCTACGCGATGGCCGTGCTGAGTACACTTCAAGCTACGCAATCGGAGGCTAAGGCGGATTCATGACGGGCGAAGCGGATCTTTCTCGAGTAGGTGAACTGTTTGCAGACAGAACTCGAAGTCGAATGCTCATGGCACTAGCGTCGGGCAAGGAACTTCCAGCAAGCGTCTTAGCCAGCGAAGCCGGGGTTACTCGTTCCACGGCGAGTAGCCACCTGAAGAAGCTTTCCGACGGCGGCCTGCTCGCGGTCGCAGTGCATGGTCGAAATCGCTACTACCGCTTGGCTGATCAACAAGTTGCAGAAGTAATTGAGAAGCTATTAGAGCTAGCACCGGCCGAGCCAATTACCTCGTTACGGGCAGAAACTAAAGCTGCCAAACTTCGGTTAGCCCGAACTTGTTACGACCATTTTGCCGGCAAACTCGGAGTTGCGGTGATGGAAAGTATTTTGCGGCACGGCTTTCTTCAAGGCGGCGACGGGCGATACCGGTTTGAGTCTGCCCGCGAAGATCGCCCGGCAAGTCCTGGTAGAGACATCGATTATCAGATCACGTCGGCAGGTGCTGATTTTTTTGCCACATTGGGTGTGCAGCTAACCAATTCTGGCCGGCCGCTAGTTCGCTACTGCATTGATTGGACCGAGCAACGCCATCACGTGGCAGGCCAGTTGGGGCGCGGAATCTTTGATCGGTTCCTTGCCGAGAACTGGATCGTGCGCAGAAACACGGGCAGGGCTTTGCAAGTTACTGACAGTGGTGTGAAAGCGCTCAAACAGCATTTCGACGTCGTCTGGTCAGGCTAATCCGGCGCGTCACAAAGTCATCTTTCGACAAGGCGCTAGCGCTACGGGTACTTTCAATAGGTGACTGAGTCTTCTAATAAACGCCCGTACTACCTCACTACGGCCATCACCTATCCCAACGGCGTGCCGCATATCGGCCATGCCTACGAATATGTTTCTGCTGATGCGCTGGCTCGATTCAAGCGTTTAGACGGATTCGATGTCTTTTACATGTCCGGCACCGATGAACACGGCATCAAGGTTCAGCAGGCAGCGGAGAAAGAGGGCGTAACGCCGCTTGAGCTGGTGGACCGCAATTCCGCTGCGATTCGTGCCGTGCACGATCTAGTAGAAAGCAGCTACGACCGGTTCATTCGTACCACCGAACCGGAACACTATTTAGCGTCCCAAGAGCTCTGGCGCCGGATGGAAGCTAATGGCGACATCTATCTAGATAAATACACTGGCTGGTATTCGGTACGTGACGAAGCGTATTACACCGATGAGCAGACGGAACTGCGGGCCGATGGCATCCGATACGCCATCGAAACTGAGACCGAGGTGACCTGGACCGAGGAAGAATCCTATTTCTTCCGGCTTTCGAATTATCAAGAGAAACTTCTGGCCCTCTACGAAGCCCAGCCCGAATTTGCTGCGCCGCAATACCGGTTCAACGAAGTGATCAGCTTTGTGAAATCTGGTCTGCAGGACTTGTCGATTAGCCGCACCTCATTCAACTGGGGAGTGCCTGTTCCCGGAAACGATAAGCACGTCATGTACGTGTGGGTCGACGCACTGACTAACTATTTGACCGGGGCAGGCTTTCCCGATGAGAGCTCATCGCAGTGGAAGTATTGGCCGGCCGATGTGCACATTATTGGTAAGGACATCTCTCGGTTCCACGCGATCTTCTGGCCTGGATTCCTCATGAGCGCTGGCCTGCCGCTGCCGAAGCGTGTGATGATTCACGGATTTTTGTTCAATAACGGCGTCAAGATGTCCAAGTCCTTCGGCAATGTTGTTGCGCCAGCCGATTGGGTCGCAGCTTATGGCGTTGACGCCGTCCGGTTTTTCTTCCTTCGCGAAGTTTCCTACGGCCAAGATGGCAACTACAGCCATGAAGCGATAATCAGCCGGAAGAACTCAGATCTAGCAAATAACTTAGGCAATCTCGCGCAGCGCTCGCTGTCTATGGTGGCCAAGAATTGCGACGGCGTAGTGCCCACACCGGGCGAATTCAGTTCGGCAGACCAAGCTATTCTTGCCAAGGCGCAGGCATTGTTAGCGGCCAATCGGGCCAGCTACGAGGTGCAGGAATTTCACCGCGCGCTGGAAGCGATTTGGGCTGTCCTGGGTGATACCAATGCCTACTTTGCCGACCAGGCTCCCTGGGTGCTCCGGAAAACCGATCCGGAGCGGATGGCTACGGTGCTCTACGTGACGCTTGAAGTTTTGCGGATTGTAGCTTTGCTGATTCAGCCGGTTATGCCAGGATCGGCAGCTAAATTGCTGGACGTTTTGGGAGTGTCGGCGGCTGAAGGCGCGCGAGACTTCACCGCCGTCGAAACTCCGCTGGTCGCTGGCACGGCGCTACCAGCGCCGTCGCCAATCTTCCCGCGTTACGAAGAGCCCGCCGAAGCCTCAGCCCACGGCAAACCCCAAACACACTAACAAACGCTGCACCACTTTTGGTCGTTATGAGCTCCTCATAACGACCAAAAGTGGTGCAGCGTTTGTTAGTGGTGCGGGTTATTCGGTGGCTAGACCTTCTACGGGGGAAAGTCTTGCTGCGCGCCGGGCGGGTACAACAGAAGCAGCTAGGCCAGCCACGGCTGCGATGCCCACCACAACAAGCAGCTCTAACCACGGCACATTGGGTAGCACAGTGGCAAAGCTACCTAGTGCGGATTGGGTACCCAGCCAGCCGTACAACGTACCGAGGGCGACGCCGATCAGAGCTGCCACCCCGGCAATCAACACGGCTTCCAAGGCGAGCATGCTGCGTAGGCCCCGTCTAGTCAGTCCAAGTGCCCGAAGTAGCGCATTCTCTCGAGTCCGTTCCAAGACCGACAGCGAGAGCGTATTGGCCACGCCGATCAGCGCAATCAATACTGCGATTCCGAGTAATGCTGTCACCACCAGGAGCAAGATGTCGATGACCTGGTTGAAAGACGCTTTCTCCAATGCTCCGCCATTGACGGCGGAATCTTGGACGCCAAGTGTTTTGGCCACTTGTCCACGTAAATCCAGAATCTGGGCACCGCTCAACCCCGGCACCAACTTGATCCAGGCTTCAGCTTTGGCATCGGCAGGCGCTGGAATTGTAGCTAAATTGACCATCGAACCAAAGGTTCTAGAATTTGAGGCAGCAACGGGAAGTTCCTTGCTGCCATTAGGCAAGGTGATGCTTTTCGAAGTGTCAGTTGTGGACTTAGGCATGAGCAGTTTGCCCGGCTGCACACGGTTACCCTCCGCGCTAATAACTGCCGCAGCATCCGCCGAAGATATGCCAAGGACGGGAACGTTCGCTCCTTGATTATCAATGGTGCCGACGATCGGCAGTTGTGCTACTGCGGCGACGCCGTTGACTGATTTCAACGCAGCGATCTGGCCGGGTGTGTAGTGCCCGGCGTCGGCAGTGACATCCACTGGATAGCGATCGTCCAAGGTCGAACTAAAAGCGCTCCGAGCCGTTGAAGCACCCGTCAGCATAATTGACACCAGGGTAACGCCAATGAGTAAAGCGGAAGCAGTCGCGGTTGTCCGTCCTGGACTGCGCACCGCATTGAGCGCGGCGAGCTTGCCCGGAACGCCAGCTGGGGCAGCCAACTTGCCAAAGGTCGCAACCAGTCGCGGGATGAAGAGCGAACCGCACAGAAGGACGCCGAAAAAGGTCATTGCGCCACCGGGCAGAGCAAATGCGAGATTCGTTGAGATTGCGCCCGCTGCTAAGAGCAAGCCGCCCAAACCAATCAGCAGTCCGCCGATCGTCAGTCGGACTTTGCCGCCGCGATTACTCAGAGCAGCATCTTCGGTCGGTCGCATTGCTGCCAACGGGGCGACCGAAGTAGCTGCGCGGGCTGGGATCAAAGCGGCACCGATAGTGAGGAGGATTCCGACGACGAGCCCAATAACCACGGCCTGCCAGTTGGCTTCAAAAGTGGCAAAATGGTTCTGGGGCATGCTGCTGATCCATTTGATCAATAGCGCCATTCCGGCCAGCGCCAGTGTAACTCCGGCCGCCGAGGCGATAAACCCGACAACGACTGCTTCGACCAGTATCGAGTTTCGGATCTGGCTCTTTTTGGCTCCTACACAACGCAACAAAGCAAGTTCTCTTGTCCGTTGCGCGACCAAAACTGAAAAGGTGTTTGAGACGACCAACACCGCGAAAATAATCGCGATGGCAGCGAAAGCGAGCAGAACCAGCGTCAGACTGTCATTCCCGCCGGTAAAGCTCTTCATGACGGTGTTGGTCTCTTCATCCGCGCTTCGCACGGTAGCGTCGGCATATCCCGCGCCGTTCAGGGCTTGCGAAATTTCAGCGCGTTTGGCATCGGAGAGGCCGCCGTCGAGCTTGAGCTGGATGTTGGCGTAACTCATTGGTGTGCTTGCTAGCGGAGCGACTGTTTGTGAGGCAGTAAGCAACTGGGCGGAGCCAGATGACATGGGGTCCGCGCTGGGCTGCATAATTCCGGTGATTTTGACTGGTGCAGATTGACCGTCGGAACTAGTTATTGTCAGTTCGGATCCGAGCTGGAGCGAATTGCGCTTTGCTGTTTCTTCATCGATTACTGCTTGGCCAGGCGCAGTAGGAAAAGCGCCGGAAAGCAATGTTGATGCCTCTAAAGCTTGGTCAGCGGGAGAGTTCTTGAGCAGCGCGTTGAAACTGCCTGATTCGGCTTTAGCTTGAACGGAAAGACTGATCTGGCCATAGCTTGCGGCAACGCCCGGAATCTTCTCCGTGGCCTTGAGTGCTTCGGTATCGAGCGGCTTGCTCTTGCCGCCAGTCACCACGGCGTCGGCTTTTGCAAAGGACTGGCCAACACTGGCTTTTAGCGTCGCTTGGGTCGAGGAATTGACCAACAGAGTGGCAACCAAAAAAGCGACGGCGAGCAACACAGCCAAGGCGATAGCGACGAAGCGTCTGGCGTGCAATCGGACTTGGGCGAATGCGATTTGCAGCATTTTAGGCCCCAAAAGTTGCCAGTGCGGCAAGTACGGTTCCGGGAGTTGGATTGCTCAGTTCGCCAGCCAATTCACCATCGCTGAGCAGCAC from Renibacterium salmoninarum ATCC 33209 includes:
- the ilvC gene encoding ketol-acid reductoisomerase, which produces MTELFYDDDADLSIIQGRTVAVIGYGSQGHAHALSLRDSGVDVRVGLAEGSQSRAKAEAEGLRVLNVAEAVAEADVIMVLTPDQVQRHVYAESIAANLQAGDALFFGHGFNIRYGYIQPPADVDVALVAPKGPGHIVRREFEAGRGVPDLIAVEQDPSGNAWALALSYAKAIGGTRAGVIKTTFTEETETDLFGEQAVLCGGASQLIQYGFETLTEAGYKPEVAYFEVLHELKLIVDLMVEGGIAKQRWSVSDTAEYGDYVSGPLVIDAHVKDNMKAVLKDIQDGTFAKRFIDDQDAGAPEFKALRAKGEQHPIETTGRELRKLFSWIQNDDDYTEGSVAR
- the serA gene encoding phosphoglycerate dehydrogenase, with the protein product MTAKPVVLLAEELAPATIEALGPDFEIRHTDGADRSQLLSAIADVDAILVRSATQVDAEAIVAAKKLKVIARAGFGLDNVDIKAATQAGVMVVNAPTSNIVSAAELTVGHILSLARHIPAASAALKAGEWKRSKYTGTELYEKKVGIIGLGRIGALITARLQAFETQILAYDPYITSARAAQLGVQLVTLDELLAQSDFITIHMPKTPETVGMIGPEAFKKMKKSAYVINVARGGLIDESALYDALQAGEIAGAGIDVFVKEPSTDLPFFGLDNVVVTPHLGASTDEAQEKAGISVAKSVRLALAGELAPDAVNVAGGVIDSEVRPGIPLIEKLGRVFTALTHASVTQIDVEVAGEIASKDVKALELAALKGIFTDVVSEQVSYVNAPVLAEQRGINVRLITTDEVEDYRNVLTLRGALSDGSQISVAGTLTGPKQTEKLVGVNGYDVEIPMSEHLIVLVYQDRPGVVGTVGGILGEKGINIAGMQVSRADDGNQVLCLLTVDSAVPQDVLDSVRDSIDASTAREVDLES
- a CDS encoding MFS transporter; amino-acid sequence: MTIAAPRTVGVSRTWFGLIALSLAFGLVQLDASIVTVALNTIRAAFSGGLSAAQWVLDGYTVPFAAAMLTAGALGDRLGHRKICVGGFALFAAASVLCTLAPDLTWLIAGRVVHGLGAAVFACISE
- a CDS encoding MFS transporter, whose product is MSDLFPDSAARARALGIWGGVASVGFAAGPLLCGALISSWHWSAIFWINLPLCLLIGSAIWFRTEESPRRARRLDLPGALLGTVALASLTAAIIEVASAVWLSAALLVVALLSGILFALVERRQIEPMIPAGLFRSHGFNWAVGTGFLFNFALYGSLFGVALTFQTKYQLGPLRQWSCGTTTCPIG
- a CDS encoding MFS transporter; this encodes MPAMTSVALFWAPAEHRGLASGVLNTSRQTGGAIGIAFLGAVIGIAGFAGLVLAMVIVVICYAMAVLSTLQATQSEAKADS
- a CDS encoding ArsR/SmtB family transcription factor → MTGEADLSRVGELFADRTRSRMLMALASGKELPASVLASEAGVTRSTASSHLKKLSDGGLLAVAVHGRNRYYRLADQQVAEVIEKLLELAPAEPITSLRAETKAAKLRLARTCYDHFAGKLGVAVMESILRHGFLQGGDGRYRFESAREDRPASPGRDIDYQITSAGADFFATLGVQLTNSGRPLVRYCIDWTEQRHHVAGQLGRGIFDRFLAENWIVRRNTGRALQVTDSGVKALKQHFDVVWSG
- the metG gene encoding methionine--tRNA ligase, whose amino-acid sequence is MTESSNKRPYYLTTAITYPNGVPHIGHAYEYVSADALARFKRLDGFDVFYMSGTDEHGIKVQQAAEKEGVTPLELVDRNSAAIRAVHDLVESSYDRFIRTTEPEHYLASQELWRRMEANGDIYLDKYTGWYSVRDEAYYTDEQTELRADGIRYAIETETEVTWTEEESYFFRLSNYQEKLLALYEAQPEFAAPQYRFNEVISFVKSGLQDLSISRTSFNWGVPVPGNDKHVMYVWVDALTNYLTGAGFPDESSSQWKYWPADVHIIGKDISRFHAIFWPGFLMSAGLPLPKRVMIHGFLFNNGVKMSKSFGNVVAPADWVAAYGVDAVRFFFLREVSYGQDGNYSHEAIISRKNSDLANNLGNLAQRSLSMVAKNCDGVVPTPGEFSSADQAILAKAQALLAANRASYEVQEFHRALEAIWAVLGDTNAYFADQAPWVLRKTDPERMATVLYVTLEVLRIVALLIQPVMPGSAAKLLDVLGVSAAEGARDFTAVETPLVAGTALPAPSPIFPRYEEPAEASAHGKPQTH
- a CDS encoding ABC transporter permease, which codes for MLQIAFAQVRLHARRFVAIALAVLLAVAFLVATLLVNSSTQATLKASVGQSFAKADAVVTGGKSKPLDTEALKATEKIPGVAASYGQISLSVQAKAESGSFNALLKNSPADQALEASTLLSGAFPTAPGQAVIDEETAKRNSLQLGSELTITSSDGQSAPVKITGIMQPSADPMSSGSAQLLTASQTVAPLASTPMSYANIQLKLDGGLSDAKRAEISQALNGAGYADATVRSADEETNTVMKSFTGGNDSLTLVLLAFAAIAIIFAVLVVSNTFSVLVAQRTRELALLRCVGAKKSQIRNSILVEAVVVGFIASAAGVTLALAGMALLIKWISSMPQNHFATFEANWQAVVIGLVVGILLTIGAALIPARAATSVAPLAAMRPTEDAALSNRGGKVRLTIGGLLIGLGGLLLAAGAISTNLAFALPGGAMTFFGVLLCGSLFIPRLVATFGKLAAPAGVPGKLAALNAVRSPGRTTATASALLIGVTLVSIMLTGASTARSAFSSTLDDRYPVDVTADAGHYTPGQIAALKSVNGVAAVAQLPIVGTIDNQGANVPVLGISSADAAAVISAEGNRVQPGKLLMPKSTTDTSKSITLPNGSKELPVAASNSRTFGSMVNLATIPAPADAKAEAWIKLVPGLSGAQILDLRGQVAKTLGVQDSAVNGGALEKASFNQVIDILLLVVTALLGIAVLIALIGVANTLSLSVLERTRENALLRALGLTRRGLRSMLALEAVLIAGVAALIGVALGTLYGWLGTQSALGSFATVLPNVPWLELLVVVGIAAVAGLAASVVPARRAARLSPVEGLATE